In Miscanthus floridulus cultivar M001 unplaced genomic scaffold, ASM1932011v1 fs_196_2_3, whole genome shotgun sequence, the following proteins share a genomic window:
- the LOC136530768 gene encoding uncharacterized protein isoform X1, translating to MAAALESVVVVHNVAKRHNVGTLARSATAFGVAEVVVVGRRDVSAFGSHGATSHLRFRHFASLALARAYLKDERGCDICGVEITEDAKPVTAHPFRRSTAFLFGNEGTGLSQKECDICDFFVYIPQYGGGTASLNVTVAASIVLHHFGVWAGFPERGREGNKFIVADRPQQGHSRGLYCTDSIEAVIEERKMRKENACDILEENGGNHPQESNGLDLMFTD from the exons ATGGCGGCGGCGTTGGAGAGCGTGGTGGTGGTCCACAACGTGGCGAAGCGGCACAACGTGGGGACGCTGGCGCGGAGCGCGACGGCGTTCGGCGTCGCGGAGGTGGTCGTCGTCGGCCGCCGCGACGTCAGCGCCTTCGGCAGCCACGGCGCCACCTCGCACCTCCGCTTCCGCCActtcgcctccctcgccctcgcccgcgcCTACCTCAAG GACGAGAGAGGGTGTGACATCTGCGGCGTGGAGATCACCGAAGACGCGAAGCCGGTGACCGCGCACCCGTTCCGTCGGAGCACAGCGTTCCTCTTCGGCAATGAG GGCACAGGACTCTCACAAAAAGAGTGTGATATCTGTGACTTCTTTGTCTATATTCCTCAGTATGGTGGTGGAACTGCATCTCTCAATGTTACAGTTGCAGCTTCAATTGTTCTCCACCACTTTGGGG TCTGGGCTGGCTTTCCTGAACGAGGCCGAGAGGGCAACAAATTCATTGTGGCTGATAGACCACAACAGGGGCACTCAAGGGGCCTTTACTGCACAGACTCAATTGAAGCAGTGATTGAAGAGCGGAAAATGCGAAAAGAAAATGCATGTGATATACTTGAGGAAAATGGAGGCAACCATCCTCAGGAGTCAAATGGCCTAGATTTGATGTTTACAGACTAG
- the LOC136530767 gene encoding receptor kinase-like protein Xa21 isoform X2, translating to MAATLHSMLTLVLLVLLTVWPADSSSLVGKHGDREALLAFKEALSDDSGSLRSWNGSSSDFCRWPGVTCSRRHPGRVVSLRLSYCNLGGTISPVIGNLTFLRTLDIEGNMLSGDIPHTINRLHRLRSLQLGNNSLAGEIPAGLANCSNLVFLDLGMNLIRGGIPSGLGSLSQLQTLYVDENNLVGHIPPSLGNVSLLEGISLFYNTLEGTIPEGLSRLRYLQFIQAGRNNLTGTIPPLFFNISSLQYFGFSSNNLHGRLPPDAGRHLPDLEVLLLGGARNKNSFSGTLPASLSNATKLQQLVVANNHFGGRVPPEIGTLCPVLVEMGNNMLKAEDDAGWEFLRYFTNCTRLEVLDVSNNTLGGVLPSFVANFTGPIQLLLMSMNGMSGVIPPGIGNLISLEDLEFTGNNLHGVIPEDIGRLQNLKIFTLEANLLSGGIPPSFGNLTELLTLKLSNNELNGSIPENLGSLHSLKHATTLDLSKNNLSGEVPGALGDCASLVYLSLDDNYFTGSIPPSIGNLKGLSMLNFTRNGLSGSIPQELSKIHGLQKLYLAHNYLSGAIPQLLQNSSALVELDLSYNHLEELKLPPCEVKPHCSHRKRLQLKIFLPTAGIAICFSLLLVALFLFKGRKGLDRINATQNHLLDNKYPRVSYLQLFEATDGFAPTNLIGAGKYGSVYKGNLSLTSARDSVVAVKVFAPQQPGSSRSFLAECEALRQVKHRNLINIITCCSSIDSRGNDFQALVFDFMPRYSLDRWLHPRSNEQTHKLSLTQLMNIATDVADALDYLHNSSCPTVVHCDLKPSNILLGSDWTAYVADFGLAKLIGESMDRSNLNIGTESTIGIRGTIGYAAPEYGAGGQASVAGDAYSFGVTLLEMFTGKAPIDGMFIDGLTLQLLAEAGLPDKISEIIDPELLHDEVHDNGSGILSCLASVVGVGISCSKDNPSNRMNMKDAAAELHRIKEYLQKSLRT from the exons ATGGCGGCAACTCTGCACTCTATGCTCACCCTTGTGCTGCTGGTGCTCCTCACAGTCTGGCCGGCTGATTCCTCGTCGCTTGTTGGAAAGCATGGCGACCGTGAAGCACTGTTGGCATTCAAAGAGGCGCTGTCAGATGACTCGGGCTCACTAAGATCATGGAACGGCAGCAGCTCCGACTTCTGCCGTTGGCCCGGCGTGACATGCAGCCGCCGGCATCCGGGCAGGGTGGTTTCTCTGAGGCTGAGCTACTGCAACCTAGGAGGTACCATCTCTCCTGTCATCGGCAACCTCACCTTCCTTCGGACGCTCGATATCGAAGGCAACATGCTGTCAGGGGACATACCGCACACCATCAACCGGCTACACCGTCTGCGCTCTCTCCAATTGGGCAACAACTCTCTTGCCGGTGAGATTCCTGCAGGCCTAGCCAACTGTTCCAACCTTGTGTTCCTGGACTTAGGGATGAACCTGATTCGTGGGGGAATTCCTAGTGGTCTAGGGTCGCTATCTCAGCTGCAAACCCTCTATGTTGACGAGAATAATCTCGTAGGACATATACCTCCATCACTCGGTAACGTCTCTCTACTGGAAGGAATATCACTCTTTTACAACACGCTGGAAGGAACCATCCCAGAGGGTCTTTCCCGTTTGAGATATCTCCAATTCATCCAAGCTGGGAGGAACAACCTCACGGGCACAATTCCACCTCTCTTCTTTAACATATCGTCCCTCCAGTATTTCGGTTTCAGCTCAAATAATCTGCATGGCAGATTGCCACCAGATGCAGGCAGGCACCTGCCTGACCTTGAAGTGCTTCTTTTGGGTGGCGCTAGGAACAAGAACAGCTTCTCCGGAACACTCCCTGCGTCCCTCTCAAATGCCACCAAACTACAGCAGCTGGTCGTTGCCAACAACCACTTCGGCGGAAGGGTGCCTCCTGAGATAGGGACGCTCTGCCCGGTGCTTGTTGAGATGGGGAACAACATGCTGAAAGCTGAGGATGATGCGGGCTGGGAGTTCCTCAGATATTTCACCAACTGCACCCGTCTAGAGGTTCTGGATGTTAGTAATAACACCCTGGGAGGAGTGCTTCCAAGTTTTGTAGCCAATTTCACAGGTCCAATACAGCTGCTACTCATGTCAATGAATGGGATGTCTGGGGTAATCCCTCCGGGTATCGGAAACCTCATCAGCCTTGAGGATCTAGAATTCACTGGAAATAATCTGCATGGTGTTATACCTGAGGACATTGGAAGACTTCAAAACCTGAAAATTTTCACGCTGGAGGCGAATCTCCTATCAGGAGGTATACCACCCTCCTTTGGCAACCTCACAGAACTGCTCACCCTTAAATTATCAAACAATGAGCTCAATGGCTCCATTCCTGAGAACCTTGGGAGCTTGCACAG CCTCAAGCATGCGACAACATTGGATCTGTCAAAAAACAACTTATCTGGTGAAGTACCAGGAGCACTTGGAGACTGTGCAAGTTTAGTATACTTATCTCTCGATGACAATTACTTCACTGGGAGCATCCCTCCATCAATTGGTAATTTGAAGGGCTTGAGCATGCTGAATTTCACAAGAAATGGTCTGTCTGGTAGCATCCCTCAAGAGTTGAGCAAGATTCATGGGCTGCAAAAGCTTTACCTAGCTCACAACTATCTGTCTGGAGCCATTCCACAACTTCTCCAGAACTCAAGCGCTCTTGTAGAGCTGGATCTCTCCTATAACCATCTAGAGG AGCTGAAATTGCCACCATGTGAGGTCAAGCCACACTGCAGCCACAGAAAACGGTTGCAGCTCAAGATTTTTCTCCCCACCGCCGGCATCGCTATATGTTTCTCTCTTCTATTGGTTGCACTCTTTCTGTTCAAAGGGAGAAAAGGATTGGACAGGATCAATGCTACACAAAACCATTTGTTGGACAACAAGTATCCTAGAGTTTCATACCTCCAACTTTTTGAAGCTACGGATGGTTTTGCCCCTACTAATCTGATAGGAGCTGGAAAATATGGATCTGTTTATAAAGGAAATTTGTCTCTTACAAGTGCTAGGGATTCTGTAGTCGCTGTCAAAGTGTTTGCTCCACAGCAACCTGGTTCTTCCAGAAGTTTTTTGGCTGAATGTGAGGCTCTACGACAAGTGAAACATAGGAACTTGATCAATATTATCACCTGTTGCTCCAGTATAGACTCTAGAGGGAATGACTTCCAAGCTCTAGTCTTCGACTTCATGCCCAGGTACAGCTTGGACAGGTGGCTGCATCcaagaagcaatgagcagacACACAAGTTAAGTCTAACCCAACTGATGAACATTGCGACTGATGTAGCAGATGCACTAGACTATCTTCACAACAGTAGTTGTCCAACAGTGGTCCACTGTGATTTGAAGCCTAGCAACATCCTCCTTGGTAGTGACTGGACTGCTTATGTTGCTGACTTTGGGCTTGCAAAGCTGATTGGTGAATCCATGGACCGATCAAATTTGAACATTGGGACTGAAAGCACTATTGGTATAAGAGGAACCATTGGATATGCTGCTCCAG AATATGGAGCAGGTGGTCAGGCATCAGTTGCTGGTGATGCCTACAGCTTTGGGGTTACTCTGCTTGAGATGTTCACAGGGAAGGCACCAATTGATGGTATGTTCATAGATGGCTTGACCCTGCAGTTGCTTGCTGAGGCAGGATTACCTGACAAGATATCAGAAATCATTGACCCAGAACTATTGCATGATGAAGTGCATGACAATGGTTCGGGGATACTCAGTTGCTTAGCTTCTGTAGTAGGAGTTGGAATTTCATGTTCGAAGGACAACCCGTCAAACAGAATGAACATGAAAGATGCTGCTGCTGAGCTGCACAGAATCAAGGAGTATTTGCAGAAATCCCTTAGGACTTAA
- the LOC136530768 gene encoding uncharacterized protein isoform X2 yields MAAALESVVVVHNVAKRHNVGTLARSATAFGVAEVVVVGRRDVSAFGSHGATSHLRFRHFASLALARAYLKDERGCDICGVEITEDAKPVTAHPFRRSTAFLFGNEYGGGTASLNVTVAASIVLHHFGVWAGFPERGREGNKFIVADRPQQGHSRGLYCTDSIEAVIEERKMRKENACDILEENGGNHPQESNGLDLMFTD; encoded by the exons ATGGCGGCGGCGTTGGAGAGCGTGGTGGTGGTCCACAACGTGGCGAAGCGGCACAACGTGGGGACGCTGGCGCGGAGCGCGACGGCGTTCGGCGTCGCGGAGGTGGTCGTCGTCGGCCGCCGCGACGTCAGCGCCTTCGGCAGCCACGGCGCCACCTCGCACCTCCGCTTCCGCCActtcgcctccctcgccctcgcccgcgcCTACCTCAAG GACGAGAGAGGGTGTGACATCTGCGGCGTGGAGATCACCGAAGACGCGAAGCCGGTGACCGCGCACCCGTTCCGTCGGAGCACAGCGTTCCTCTTCGGCAATGAG TATGGTGGTGGAACTGCATCTCTCAATGTTACAGTTGCAGCTTCAATTGTTCTCCACCACTTTGGGG TCTGGGCTGGCTTTCCTGAACGAGGCCGAGAGGGCAACAAATTCATTGTGGCTGATAGACCACAACAGGGGCACTCAAGGGGCCTTTACTGCACAGACTCAATTGAAGCAGTGATTGAAGAGCGGAAAATGCGAAAAGAAAATGCATGTGATATACTTGAGGAAAATGGAGGCAACCATCCTCAGGAGTCAAATGGCCTAGATTTGATGTTTACAGACTAG
- the LOC136530767 gene encoding probable LRR receptor-like serine/threonine-protein kinase At3g47570 isoform X1 — protein sequence MAATLHSMLTLVLLVLLTVWPADSSSLVGKHGDREALLAFKEALSDDSGSLRSWNGSSSDFCRWPGVTCSRRHPGRVVSLRLSYCNLGGTISPVIGNLTFLRTLDIEGNMLSGDIPHTINRLHRLRSLQLGNNSLAGEIPAGLANCSNLVFLDLGMNLIRGGIPSGLGSLSQLQTLYVDENNLVGHIPPSLGNVSLLEGISLFYNTLEGTIPEGLSRLRYLQFIQAGRNNLTGTIPPLFFNISSLQYFGFSSNNLHGRLPPDAGRHLPDLEVLLLGGARNKNSFSGTLPASLSNATKLQQLVVANNHFGGRVPPEIGTLCPVLVEMGNNMLKAEDDAGWEFLRYFTNCTRLEVLDVSNNTLGGVLPSFVANFTGPIQLLLMSMNGMSGVIPPGIGNLISLEDLEFTGNNLHGVIPEDIGRLQNLKIFTLEANLLSGGIPPSFGNLTELLTLKLSNNELNGSIPENLGSLHSLKHATTLDLSKNNLSGEVPGALGDCASLVYLSLDDNYFTGSIPPSIGNLKGLSMLNFTRNGLSGSIPQELSKIHGLQKLYLAHNYLSGAIPQLLQNSSALVELDLSYNHLEGEVPSHGMFTNITRFSVIGNDGLCGGVAELKLPPCEVKPHCSHRKRLQLKIFLPTAGIAICFSLLLVALFLFKGRKGLDRINATQNHLLDNKYPRVSYLQLFEATDGFAPTNLIGAGKYGSVYKGNLSLTSARDSVVAVKVFAPQQPGSSRSFLAECEALRQVKHRNLINIITCCSSIDSRGNDFQALVFDFMPRYSLDRWLHPRSNEQTHKLSLTQLMNIATDVADALDYLHNSSCPTVVHCDLKPSNILLGSDWTAYVADFGLAKLIGESMDRSNLNIGTESTIGIRGTIGYAAPEYGAGGQASVAGDAYSFGVTLLEMFTGKAPIDGMFIDGLTLQLLAEAGLPDKISEIIDPELLHDEVHDNGSGILSCLASVVGVGISCSKDNPSNRMNMKDAAAELHRIKEYLQKSLRT from the exons ATGGCGGCAACTCTGCACTCTATGCTCACCCTTGTGCTGCTGGTGCTCCTCACAGTCTGGCCGGCTGATTCCTCGTCGCTTGTTGGAAAGCATGGCGACCGTGAAGCACTGTTGGCATTCAAAGAGGCGCTGTCAGATGACTCGGGCTCACTAAGATCATGGAACGGCAGCAGCTCCGACTTCTGCCGTTGGCCCGGCGTGACATGCAGCCGCCGGCATCCGGGCAGGGTGGTTTCTCTGAGGCTGAGCTACTGCAACCTAGGAGGTACCATCTCTCCTGTCATCGGCAACCTCACCTTCCTTCGGACGCTCGATATCGAAGGCAACATGCTGTCAGGGGACATACCGCACACCATCAACCGGCTACACCGTCTGCGCTCTCTCCAATTGGGCAACAACTCTCTTGCCGGTGAGATTCCTGCAGGCCTAGCCAACTGTTCCAACCTTGTGTTCCTGGACTTAGGGATGAACCTGATTCGTGGGGGAATTCCTAGTGGTCTAGGGTCGCTATCTCAGCTGCAAACCCTCTATGTTGACGAGAATAATCTCGTAGGACATATACCTCCATCACTCGGTAACGTCTCTCTACTGGAAGGAATATCACTCTTTTACAACACGCTGGAAGGAACCATCCCAGAGGGTCTTTCCCGTTTGAGATATCTCCAATTCATCCAAGCTGGGAGGAACAACCTCACGGGCACAATTCCACCTCTCTTCTTTAACATATCGTCCCTCCAGTATTTCGGTTTCAGCTCAAATAATCTGCATGGCAGATTGCCACCAGATGCAGGCAGGCACCTGCCTGACCTTGAAGTGCTTCTTTTGGGTGGCGCTAGGAACAAGAACAGCTTCTCCGGAACACTCCCTGCGTCCCTCTCAAATGCCACCAAACTACAGCAGCTGGTCGTTGCCAACAACCACTTCGGCGGAAGGGTGCCTCCTGAGATAGGGACGCTCTGCCCGGTGCTTGTTGAGATGGGGAACAACATGCTGAAAGCTGAGGATGATGCGGGCTGGGAGTTCCTCAGATATTTCACCAACTGCACCCGTCTAGAGGTTCTGGATGTTAGTAATAACACCCTGGGAGGAGTGCTTCCAAGTTTTGTAGCCAATTTCACAGGTCCAATACAGCTGCTACTCATGTCAATGAATGGGATGTCTGGGGTAATCCCTCCGGGTATCGGAAACCTCATCAGCCTTGAGGATCTAGAATTCACTGGAAATAATCTGCATGGTGTTATACCTGAGGACATTGGAAGACTTCAAAACCTGAAAATTTTCACGCTGGAGGCGAATCTCCTATCAGGAGGTATACCACCCTCCTTTGGCAACCTCACAGAACTGCTCACCCTTAAATTATCAAACAATGAGCTCAATGGCTCCATTCCTGAGAACCTTGGGAGCTTGCACAG CCTCAAGCATGCGACAACATTGGATCTGTCAAAAAACAACTTATCTGGTGAAGTACCAGGAGCACTTGGAGACTGTGCAAGTTTAGTATACTTATCTCTCGATGACAATTACTTCACTGGGAGCATCCCTCCATCAATTGGTAATTTGAAGGGCTTGAGCATGCTGAATTTCACAAGAAATGGTCTGTCTGGTAGCATCCCTCAAGAGTTGAGCAAGATTCATGGGCTGCAAAAGCTTTACCTAGCTCACAACTATCTGTCTGGAGCCATTCCACAACTTCTCCAGAACTCAAGCGCTCTTGTAGAGCTGGATCTCTCCTATAACCATCTAGAGGGTGAGGTGCCATCACATGGGATGTTCACTAACATAACTAGGTTTTCTGTAATTGGAAATGATGGGCTTTGCGGTGGTGTTGCAGAGCTGAAATTGCCACCATGTGAGGTCAAGCCACACTGCAGCCACAGAAAACGGTTGCAGCTCAAGATTTTTCTCCCCACCGCCGGCATCGCTATATGTTTCTCTCTTCTATTGGTTGCACTCTTTCTGTTCAAAGGGAGAAAAGGATTGGACAGGATCAATGCTACACAAAACCATTTGTTGGACAACAAGTATCCTAGAGTTTCATACCTCCAACTTTTTGAAGCTACGGATGGTTTTGCCCCTACTAATCTGATAGGAGCTGGAAAATATGGATCTGTTTATAAAGGAAATTTGTCTCTTACAAGTGCTAGGGATTCTGTAGTCGCTGTCAAAGTGTTTGCTCCACAGCAACCTGGTTCTTCCAGAAGTTTTTTGGCTGAATGTGAGGCTCTACGACAAGTGAAACATAGGAACTTGATCAATATTATCACCTGTTGCTCCAGTATAGACTCTAGAGGGAATGACTTCCAAGCTCTAGTCTTCGACTTCATGCCCAGGTACAGCTTGGACAGGTGGCTGCATCcaagaagcaatgagcagacACACAAGTTAAGTCTAACCCAACTGATGAACATTGCGACTGATGTAGCAGATGCACTAGACTATCTTCACAACAGTAGTTGTCCAACAGTGGTCCACTGTGATTTGAAGCCTAGCAACATCCTCCTTGGTAGTGACTGGACTGCTTATGTTGCTGACTTTGGGCTTGCAAAGCTGATTGGTGAATCCATGGACCGATCAAATTTGAACATTGGGACTGAAAGCACTATTGGTATAAGAGGAACCATTGGATATGCTGCTCCAG AATATGGAGCAGGTGGTCAGGCATCAGTTGCTGGTGATGCCTACAGCTTTGGGGTTACTCTGCTTGAGATGTTCACAGGGAAGGCACCAATTGATGGTATGTTCATAGATGGCTTGACCCTGCAGTTGCTTGCTGAGGCAGGATTACCTGACAAGATATCAGAAATCATTGACCCAGAACTATTGCATGATGAAGTGCATGACAATGGTTCGGGGATACTCAGTTGCTTAGCTTCTGTAGTAGGAGTTGGAATTTCATGTTCGAAGGACAACCCGTCAAACAGAATGAACATGAAAGATGCTGCTGCTGAGCTGCACAGAATCAAGGAGTATTTGCAGAAATCCCTTAGGACTTAA